A stretch of the Uranotaenia lowii strain MFRU-FL chromosome 3, ASM2978415v1, whole genome shotgun sequence genome encodes the following:
- the LOC129753069 gene encoding scoloptoxin SSD558-like, whose product MGDGIFVIVIVWEFCAALVVALAVIVNNHTKDATYVACNADPGFGDLSGKTIPIDSAKQSLIVNLHNEFRNKIANGKQEFPGGFYPEAARMATIQWDDELAFIAATNARKCKFGHDECQNTPKYPASGQNLGSFAYTGGFYDVDEIIKNLTNGWYSEFKRANPQFIKEFTNDYKGVNHLINTIFLDKPSDTSLKLWLIVRTTKIYLMCNYARTNIVTRAAYTSGKVASPCKTGTNKKFPGLCSSRESRNYSKFDVKA is encoded by the exons ATGGGTGATGGAATCttcgtcatcgtcatcgtctgGGAATTCTGCGctgctctcgtagtcgctctcgccGTGATCGTCAACAATCACACT AAGGATGCAACCTACGTAGCATGTAATGCTGATCCGGGATTTGGAGACCTATCGGGCAAGACCATTCCGATCGACAGTGCAAAACAATCTCTTATCGTCAATCTGCACAATGAGTTTCGCAATAAGATTGCTAACGGAAAGCAGGAATTCCCTGGAGGTTTCTATCCGGAGGCTGCTCGAATGGCCACTATT CAATGGGACGATGAGTTGGCTTTTATTGCTGCTACCAATGCTAGAAAGTGTAAGTTTGGTCACGATGAATGCCAAAACACGCCCAAATACCCGGCATCTGGCCAAAACCTCGGATCTTTCGCATATACTGGTGGCTTTTACGACGTTGATGAAATTATTAAGAACTTGACTAATGGTTGGTACAGCGAATTTAAGCGGGCCAATCCACAATTCATTAAGGAATTTACGAATGACTATAAAGG ggttaatcaCTTAATTAATACTATTTTCTTGGACAAACCTTCGGACACTTCGCTCAAACTGTGGCTGATCGTTCGGACC ACTAAGATCTATTTGATGTGCAACTACGCTAGAACTAACATTGTTACAAGGGCCGCCTACACTTCAGGAAAGGTTGCCTCTCCGTGTAAAACTGGCACCAACAAGAAATTTCCGGGCTTGTGTAGCTCCCGGGAATCGAGGAATTATTCAAAGTTTGATGTAAAAGCTTAA